In a genomic window of Streptococcus oralis subsp. tigurinus:
- the thrS gene encoding threonine--tRNA ligase — MIKITFPDGAVREFESGVTTFEIAQSISNSLAKKALAGKFNGKLIDTTRAITEDGSIEIVTSDHEDALPILRHSAAHLFAQAARRLFPDIHLGVGPAIEDGFYYDTDNIAGQISNEDLPRIEEEMKKIVKENFPSIREEVTKDEAREIFKNDPYKLELIEEHSEDEGGLTIYRQGEYVDLCRGPHVPSTGRIQIFHLLNVAGAYWRGNSDNAMMQRIYGTAWFDKKDLKNYLQMREEAKERDHRKLGKELDLFMISQEVGQGLPFWLPNGATIRRELERYIVDKEIAAGYQHVYTPPIASVELYKTSGHWDHYREDMFPTMDMGDGEEFVLRPMNCPHHIEVYKHHVHSYRELPIRIAEIGMMHRYEKSGALTGLQRVREMSLNDGHTFVAPEQIEEEFKKILQLIIDVYEDFNLTDYRFRLSYRDPEDKHKYFDNDEMWENAQRMLKAAMDDMELDYFEAEGEAAFYGPKLDIQVKTALGKEETLSTIQLDFLLPERFDLKYIGADGEEHRPVMIHRGVISTMERFTAILIENYKGAFPTWLAPHQVTLIPVSNEKHVDYAWEVAKKLRDRGVRADVDERNEKMQFKIRASQTSKIPYQLIVGDKEMEDGTVNVRRYGQKETQTVPVDEFAAAILADIANKSRVEK; from the coding sequence ATGATTAAGATTACTTTCCCAGATGGCGCTGTTCGTGAATTCGAATCTGGCGTTACAACTTTTGAAATTGCCCAATCCATCAGCAATTCCCTAGCAAAAAAAGCCTTGGCTGGTAAATTCAACGGCAAACTCATCGACACTACTCGTGCTATCACTGAAGATGGAAGCATCGAAATCGTGACGTCTGATCACGAAGATGCTCTGCCAATCTTGCGCCACTCAGCTGCTCACTTGTTTGCCCAAGCAGCTCGTCGCCTCTTCCCAGACATTCACTTAGGTGTTGGTCCAGCTATCGAAGATGGTTTCTACTACGATACCGACAATATTGCTGGCCAAATCTCCAACGAAGACCTGCCTCGTATCGAAGAAGAAATGAAAAAAATCGTTAAAGAAAACTTCCCATCAATCCGTGAAGAAGTGACTAAGGACGAGGCCCGTGAAATCTTCAAGAACGACCCTTACAAATTGGAATTGATTGAAGAACACTCAGAAGACGAAGGCGGTTTGACTATCTACCGTCAGGGCGAATACGTGGACCTCTGCCGTGGTCCTCACGTCCCATCAACAGGTCGTATCCAAATTTTCCACCTGCTCAACGTAGCTGGTGCCTACTGGCGTGGAAATAGCGACAACGCGATGATGCAACGAATCTACGGTACAGCTTGGTTTGACAAGAAAGACTTGAAGAACTACCTTCAAATGCGTGAAGAAGCCAAGGAACGTGACCACCGTAAACTCGGTAAAGAACTTGACCTCTTCATGATTTCACAAGAAGTCGGACAAGGTTTACCATTCTGGTTACCAAACGGAGCCACTATCCGTCGTGAATTGGAACGCTACATTGTCGACAAGGAAATCGCTGCAGGCTACCAACATGTTTACACTCCACCAATTGCCTCAGTGGAACTCTATAAAACTTCTGGTCACTGGGATCACTACCGTGAAGATATGTTCCCAACTATGGACATGGGAGACGGTGAAGAGTTTGTCCTCCGCCCAATGAACTGTCCTCACCATATCGAAGTTTATAAACACCATGTACACTCATACCGTGAATTACCAATCCGTATCGCTGAGATTGGCATGATGCACCGATATGAAAAATCTGGCGCCCTTACAGGTCTTCAACGTGTACGTGAAATGTCCCTCAATGATGGTCATACTTTTGTAGCTCCAGAACAAATTGAGGAAGAATTCAAGAAAATTCTTCAATTGATTATCGACGTGTATGAAGACTTTAATTTGACAGATTACCGTTTCCGCTTGTCTTATCGTGACCCAGAAGATAAACACAAATACTTTGACAACGATGAGATGTGGGAAAATGCACAACGCATGTTGAAAGCAGCTATGGATGATATGGAACTGGATTACTTTGAAGCTGAAGGTGAAGCAGCCTTCTACGGACCAAAATTGGATATCCAGGTTAAAACTGCCCTCGGTAAAGAAGAAACCCTTTCTACTATCCAGCTTGACTTCTTGCTTCCAGAACGCTTCGACCTCAAATATATTGGAGCTGACGGTGAAGAACACCGTCCAGTTATGATCCACCGTGGGGTTATCTCAACCATGGAACGCTTCACAGCTATCTTGATTGAGAACTACAAGGGTGCCTTCCCAACATGGCTTGCCCCACACCAAGTGACCCTCATCCCCGTTTCTAACGAAAAACATGTGGACTACGCATGGGAAGTAGCTAAAAAACTCCGTGACCGTGGTGTCCGTGCAGATGTAGATGAGCGCAATGAAAAAATGCAATTCAAGATTCGTGCTTCACAAACAAGCAAAATTCCTTACCAATTAATCGTTGGAGACAAAGAAATGGAAGACGGAACAGTCAA
- a CDS encoding metallophosphoesterase family protein, translating to MTKIAVLSDIHGNTTALEAVLTDAKKAKVDEYWLLGDILMPGTGRGRILNLLAALPITVRVLGNWENSLWRGLHRKLDLTKASHRYLLRQCQYILEEISPEEIEDLHNQPMQVHRQFGDLMVGITHHLPDKNWGRELIHTGKQEDFDRLVTEPHASIAVYGHIHQQLLRYGSDGQLILNPGSIGQPFFLDAKLRKDLRAQYMILEFDEAGLADVDFRRVDYDVEAELQLAKDLKLPYFQVYYESLVNGIHHTHNQELLYEIAQKQGHDIELDEWLDSSND from the coding sequence ATGACCAAAATAGCAGTTCTTTCAGACATACATGGGAATACGACAGCCCTGGAAGCTGTACTGACTGATGCTAAAAAGGCAAAGGTAGATGAGTACTGGCTTTTGGGGGATATTCTTATGCCAGGAACAGGACGTGGAAGGATATTGAATCTTTTAGCGGCTTTGCCTATTACTGTAAGAGTTCTTGGTAATTGGGAGAATAGTCTCTGGCGTGGTTTGCATCGCAAGCTAGATTTGACAAAAGCTAGTCATCGCTACCTCCTACGTCAATGCCAGTATATATTAGAAGAAATCAGCCCTGAAGAAATCGAAGACCTCCACAATCAACCCATGCAAGTTCATCGTCAGTTTGGTGATTTGATGGTGGGAATCACTCACCATCTCCCTGATAAAAACTGGGGTAGGGAGTTGATTCATACGGGAAAACAAGAAGATTTTGATAGATTAGTGACGGAACCGCATGCCTCCATCGCAGTATATGGTCATATCCACCAACAGTTGCTTCGTTATGGAAGTGATGGACAGTTGATTCTTAATCCAGGGTCCATTGGACAACCCTTCTTTCTAGATGCGAAGTTGCGTAAGGACCTGCGGGCCCAGTATATGATCTTAGAGTTTGATGAAGCAGGTTTGGCTGATGTTGATTTTCGTCGAGTGGATTATGATGTAGAAGCCGAATTGCAGTTGGCTAAAGATTTAAAGCTCCCCTATTTCCAGGTCTATTATGAAAGTTTGGTAAATGGGATTCACCACACTCATAACCAGGAACTTCTGTATGAGATTGCTCAAAAACAGGGGCATGATATTGAGTTGGATGAATGGTTAGATAGTAGTAATGATTGA
- a CDS encoding Rrf2 family transcriptional regulator, with translation MQISSRFTIATHMLIIIAIKGRESKVTSDFLAASVGVNPVIIRKTLSQLKKAGLISVARGTGGTEIIKDLQDISLFDVYQAVECLGKSGKLFSFHDNPNPNCPVGANIHKVLDQKLLDIQVAMENQLRQMSLAQVVADAEARIAK, from the coding sequence ATGCAAATTTCAAGTCGATTTACCATTGCGACCCATATGCTAATTATCATTGCTATAAAGGGCCGGGAAAGCAAGGTGACCAGTGATTTTCTCGCAGCTAGCGTTGGAGTTAATCCAGTCATTATCCGTAAGACTTTGTCGCAACTCAAAAAAGCAGGATTGATTTCAGTTGCGCGTGGGACGGGCGGTACCGAGATTATAAAGGACCTCCAAGATATTAGCCTTTTTGATGTGTATCAGGCTGTCGAATGTCTAGGAAAATCTGGCAAACTCTTTAGTTTCCATGACAATCCCAATCCTAACTGTCCAGTAGGGGCTAATATTCATAAGGTCTTGGATCAGAAATTGCTGGATATCCAAGTAGCTATGGAAAATCAACTTCGTCAGATGAGTCTGGCTCAGGTTGTGGCAGATGCAGAAGCAAGAATAGCAAAATAA